The sequence below is a genomic window from Dermacentor andersoni chromosome 6, qqDerAnde1_hic_scaffold, whole genome shotgun sequence.
agtgatttttgcggcttcagatggagatGGAGGTTCGTCGGCGTGATAATTTCACCGTTAGGTGACGCTTTTCGCGCTATGCTACCGCAGATTCACTCGATTTCAATTATCTTAATTTTATGCTGTGCTAAGCATCTGAAACGTTGCTCTACTAGTGCTGGCGATGAAggtgatttctttttattttatcgAATACGGTCAAGCACTAAATACAGAAAAGGTTAAatgagaggcagggaggttaaagaGTACGGCCAATCAATGTGCTGTTGTTCATATGTTGCccaatatttttttatgttcctTTCATTTACCCTAGTAGCCAATTCCCTCCCCCAACCCTCCATCATCCGTGAGTCTGATGCATGTTTTAAGGCCGCCGCAACAACAATTGCTGGCAAGTGAATACCATGCAGAATGGATGCTAAGATGCGttgaaaaagcaagaaaaaaatttgcattCTTTCCAGGTTACATTGACAAGTTCCGAAGGAGCAGCGCAGTGCGTGCCTGAGGCTGAGAACCTTCTCGTGTTAAAGGAGGACTCTCAAGTTTAGCCAAGCGCTCAGTGAACTCCGCTGACTAACACAGAAGCGACGAATACCTGTAAATTTCTAAATTTTTCTTGCCTTCCGATGACTACTGGCAATATCAAATAAAAGCATCACTGTCAGACACTGAGAATTATCGAAAGTCTTCGCCGAATGTTCAGACTCAAAAGATTTCATGTTCGCTTTTCTCCAGTTACAAGAACGACAATGCGTTAAAGAAGGTCGAGCCTAGAGAAGTAGCGAACATTTTAAACAGTAAACCCAAATAGGCACACAATTTTAACAATAGAATCGTGAGCGTCCGGTTTGTAAAATAATAGGAATAAAACCAAACATATTAGCACGAAGCCGGAGTACGTGGCATAAGAACAACACCAGGCTGTGTGGCTGCTTCATAGCTTTGTTATCAATTTAATTATAGAAAAATAGATGCACATAAACAAACAAGAGCTGTACACAATGGACGCTTGAAGCTATTAACAGGGGTCGACTAAGGTATGTCTCAGAACTATTACACACAGCGCGCACTAAAAAACACGGACGAAGAATAGACAAACTCCAGCGCTGACTCAGAAGCCAACGTTTAAACAACGGGACTTGTCTGCATCCTGAAGACAAGTCCTCTTGTCCTGAAAGACCCTCTTAATTAAGGGGagaattagacatccacccaatcgtagcaattgctacaaaggaaacccatacgggttcatcgaaagaaaaaaaaaccttccaGTTGAAAAATTTGTCCGGAACTCGAacacgggaccaccacctttccggggcagccgctctaccatctgagctaaccaggcggatagcagatgacagggcgaagacaaatttgtcaacaactcgaagtaaaggcaagattttgacgtaatagttatgcggaaacccgcaaagtgtggagaagtaattaatggaaaatgagacatccgcccagtcgtagcaactgctacaaaggaaacccatatgggatccttaaaaagaaagcattgcaGTTCAAAAAAACTCGGTGCCCTACCACACTGTGAaaaagaatgaccagcgaagctacgtatgtgggccccttaatgccgaactgcacctctgccgctggtcggcccgccattgcactatcgtcgggatcggcctacgtatggggagtgcttaacgcctgcttcaacctccgcagcgggtcggcccgacattgcgcTATCcccggaatcggcccacgcatgggaatttttttttttttttttttttttttttgcttaccacgccaacgacacgaaaatttccttggacggtagaggtatacagcttcgctgtaaaattcctACTGGTCCGGGACTCAAGCCCGGTATCGCCGCGtttccggagcagccgctctaccatacGAGTTTACCAGGCAGcttgcagatggcagggcgaagtcgaatttgtcaatgACTCGAAACAAAGGCAAAATTTTGACGTAACAGCTatgtggaaacccgcaagatggagagaatTAAGGGAtgaatgagacatccacccaatcgtagcaattgctacaaaggattgggtggatgtctcatctttagcttaattctctccaccttgcgggtttccgtagaactattaCGTCTGAAACAGTCCCTGTTCTACCACTATTTATGGCTTCATGCCGCAACTGGATCGAAAGTTCGCGATTTGGTTTCACAGCTCAGACGCTTACAAGAGCTGTCAGAATCCCTGCAACATCGTATACGCCCACCTGGATTCATTTAGCATGAGCAAAAGTCTCAACACAAATCGCTTAATTTCGGTAATCTCCGAATGCGGGCTCCACTTATCTGAATCCAGACAACTTCTCGGCCATGGCTCGAATCGCGAAGACGCTTAAGAGGAACGCGCTATTGCCAACTGCTCCGGTACCAGCCACCGTAGATTTTCCCTATCGGAATATTAGCTACGCGCGCGCCCATTTTTAATAACTCCAAGAAAATCTGCCAGAACGCATTATACAATGAATACAACACTTGAGCGTGGCTGAATGCCGAGGCGGCAAGCAACTCCACACGTTTGTTAAAGTCGCACGCATAGACTGTCTCACTACCCGGCGCAAGTGGCACTCTTGCAGGCAGATCTAGCAGCAAATTATCTGTACCTGGTAGGCAAATAAAGCATGACTTAAAAAGGCCAACTGGTGAACGTTGAACCTACGACCTCGTCCTGCTGCAGGTCTCTATTGGTCAAGCAAACTCATGTGGCACCTGCAGACCCTAAGAGTTTTGCGGATAATTCATGTGAGCGGCTACCTAAGCAACCTAGCATTAGGAGAGCTCAATTTAACTTATAGTTGGCTAATATATATAAAATGTAGCGCTGTAGAGTAGGTTTTACGTGGTACCCAAGTGTCAGAAACAATAAAGTTGCATTATTTCAAGCTTCCTGCTGACAAGGGACAACAAAGGCAGGGTGCCCGCTCTGAAATTTAGTTTGACGACAGATCCCTTCAATAGTTTGTATTGAAGTGAAGGGCTCTCGTGAGGATGACGTATATTTAACGAAATACTTACCCAGACGTCAGTTCATCCACGAGATAAGAAGCGAGTAACCGTTACAAAAATAGACTAAAGTACGCGCGTAGAAAGAAATAAGACGGATGTAAATGTAGAAGCGACTTCATTAAGCTGACTATACGTTCTTCCCGCGCCTGAGCGTGACGCCGTCCACGCAGGCTCGCTTGCAGGCTACTTCCGAGGAGAACCGGTTGGAGCCGACGAGGCACCGGTGCGTGAGCAACGTCGCTGCCGATGCCCTGATGCATCGCACGCGACCATCACCGCCGGCCGACACGTCGGCAAAGTACGGGAACCGCAGGACGTCGGAGTCGCAGGTGACTCCGTCTCCAGGTCCCCTACACGTGACCCGGCGCCTGGCCCCGTCAACGCCTACATCCACCGGCGATGAGCAGCGGCGCTCGCATTCGCCGAGGCTGCCGAAGACGTCGCTGTCGTAGGGGCTCGGGCATAGGCCCTTGGGGAAATGCCACGGCCGGCATCGCTTGCCGTCGAAAACCCACCAGCTGGCGCTAACGTCTCGTCTAatggaagcaaaaaagaaatattatacGGTGGCTTGAGAACAGTCAAACAAGAGCAGTTACGAATGCAAGCAACATAACACACAGGGGGCCAAGCCTAAGAATAGCGCAAGAGAAGACGTGGACGAGACGGACAAGACAAGCGCCATCTTCTCCTCCTCGTCCATGTCTTACTTTGCGCTGTTATTATCCTTGATTCATGAACGAGTTATTCCAACAACACATGGCAGTCATAATAGAACCGTGGTTTCTGTAACTCAGAGGAGGCCAACCATCAGAATAGAGCAAAATAGGACGTGGACTACAAGGACAAGACAAACGTCATTGTCTTATTCTCGACCGTGTCTTACTTGGCACTATTTAACATTGAATCATGAACCAATTATTCCATCAGCACACGTTACTCATAATAGAAGCGCAGTTTCTGTACTTTCTTCCTTTGTTGCTTTTTACCCAAGCATGTGAGCAGATATTATTGCCGCATTCCAAGCCGATGCTAGCCAACGCGTGTATCATCCCTCAGTAGTATTTATCATAATGTCGCAACTATGATTACTAAAGCTTGAAGCAAAGATGGCACCGCAACCGGTGTCAATCCTTGGAACTTCCCGCTTGAGAATGGACTCTCTGAACTACTGTTATTTTTCCCCCGTCTGGCGTTAGCGATGAACTTTCAATCTTGAGATTCAGCAAGGCGCTGAAATCGCAATCGTTTCGACGAAGTGCGAGTTCTTAATGCAGCAACGGCCCTTTGGAGCTCCCAGTTTGCATTGCGCGAAAGTAAATGAGAGTCCTCAACTAGGGCAACGAGGCGACACAATGGCAGCAAAAGAGAAATAGATGCATTGCCACGCACAGCCTTGATTACCACAGAAGTAGTTGCGCCCAGGCTTGTCGACCTTACAAACACCGCATATACTCATTGTGATCTTAGTCCGAGAACGATGGTATCGGCACAACACGTGTTATTTTCGATGCACGAATATATACTGCCTGCGGTGTTGCAGCTGCTTGCTGTTTGTatttcctttttattcgtatttctGAATTGCGCATAGCTGCTGAACTTTGTGATCTCCGCGAAACATTTTTGTACCAGGACCCATTTCTTCCATAATATTGGCAATGACAGCCCTTCTCACAGTTCAAAGCTGTAGCAAGCTGTAGCATGCTGTAGCAGTCTATGACGACTGCAGCGTAGTCTGTTATGGCTCGTGGCCGACTAAGCGCATTTCGGTGTCAACTTTTTCATGCGGCGCACCAAACGCCGTGAGCGAGTATTACGCAAGTGCATACCTGTTGCACCAGGAGAACAGCGTCTTCTCGAAGCAGGCATCCGAGGGCATCTGGTTGCGGACGCATTTTCTCTGGCACTCGCTGCGCGAGGTGAATCTGTTTGGGGAGTGGTTGCACACGTGCACGTCGTCCGTGACAGTGCGGACGCACGAGCGTGTTGTGTGGCGGTAGTAGGCCTCGTGCTGGAACGTCGAACAGTACGTGTAGAAGGCCAGGCCGCACTTGTGCTTAGTCTGTacaaagagcaaaaaagaaacaagaacgaAAACAAAGGtccttttctttaaatttttttaggTTCCAGCTTGTAGGACACCTGTTAGATTAAAGGACATCCACGAGATATATTCATTGGAGGTTATAATAGCACAGTATGGTCCCATAAATATACCTAATGCGATTCTGCAAGGACATCTTTGGTAACAACACAACAAATACACGGACCGGGACGAAAGAAGTGACGGGACACGCTCTGAATGAAAGACGTGACAGAAGGGACAGGTGAGCGCTTGTCCCGTTCATTTCCTTCGTGCCTGTTTGTCTTTGTGGCGCTGTTATCACAGATGAGGCTAAACCAACACGCCAAAAGGTCAGTTTTCTTGACCTTTATCGACAAAGACAGCCGCATGCTCCAAGCTCACATAGGCAAAAAtgtcatgcattcattcatttctaatcgccatcgtcatcattttaaTTTTACGCCTCCTACAGGGTGAAGGCTCCTTCGAGCGATCTCTAATGAGCCTTATCTTAAATGTGCCAGCTGACCAGGCATGCCTGCATATGATTTGCTGCCGCTCATTTGTCGAGGCCGTAGTTTTTCATAACGCGTCTGGGTCCGCTTGTTAGGGTCGTTTTTCTCATATCAACGAACGAGGACATAAATGCTGCTAAAGTGGAAGCTTGGGCAAGTTAGTACTACATACTTGACATTCTAAAACAGCGCAACAACTTGGgacacgagaagaaaaaagacacggacggggcgctgacttgcaactaaaTTTTCTTCGTCACCACAGGCAATGTACACTCATACTGCATACGAAAGGACACTTAAAGAAACAAATTAATATGACAGACAGAAAGTAAACGTAAAACAGCTAAAAACAATTACAATATCGCTGTATAAGCGCATGCACACAGCCAAAGTAAcgtcaataacaaaaaaaaaaaatcgatctcCATGTTTCACAGAGCAAGCCCAAGATTGCTCTGTAGAGCTATATTGCAAAGCTGTTCTTAGCCCTTTTATGTTTCCTCTTCATTTATATCATTAAGTCCCATTTGTAGTACAGAGAGCGAGTTCCCACGTAACTAGAGCCAAACTTTAAATATATGcagcaaatgccacgtagctgtaccaaaccaaggtagtgttgtttgccatcgcttggagatactcagattattcttgcattccgcctaattgcataattggTCTAACTATTTAATCAAGTTCCtcgttattataattagatgaaaattgtcaatgagaaaattgtagagcagcatggaaaactcccgatatagcttcctgccgctcaatacgtgctacatgaaagttttttcaagcgtgaaagaagcccgcgcatacacgcaaagtgcctcgtgcagccagtcgcgcggcaattttgcatgtattcgcgggcttccttgACGCTCGGAGAAATGCTTTTgtgtaacacgtattgagcagcagaaagctgtgcCGGGCGTTTTTTCAAGCTGCTCTATAATTTTCTAATTGACATCTTTGACGTAATTATAATAATTACGAAGCCgtttaattaggactaattattcaattaagcggaatacaagaaataatctgagtatctccaagcgatgccaaacaacattaccttgggtcggtccagctacgtggcatttgcatatctttaaagtttggctctagttacgtgggacaccctgtacattgcTCTGCGGTGACCTGTAAAGTTTAGTTGTAAGTCAGAGCTGCTTCTTTGACTTTCTTAATATAGAGCTCCAACTGTTGAAGTGGTTACGGCGCTGCAGTCAACTTACAGGCATGCGTATCGGTGCCGACTGGACGTTCCGTCGAGAATCGAACTTCCCTTCCCGTCGCGTTGCCGTAGGACGTGGCGTGCGAGGGCGTTTCGTACTCGAGGGCCGCCGCGGCAGAGACGACGTGGCCCGCCTCAGCGCTACGGTGCGCTTCCTTCCTCTCGTTCCACCTTTCTCGCTTCTTGGCGGCTTGGTGACCTTCATGATTATGGCGGCGTCCTCCCGCCCGTCGTGCGCAATCGTTACGTCACCCGCCGCACCTTCGAACTCTTGACTGGCCTTCGACAACGACTCGTTTCTGGCCATGGGAGTCCACGAGAGATACGAGGTGCCCTGCACCGACGCGTTACCTTCGGCAGGCGCCACCGGAGGAAGGTCACCGTCTACCAGGAGCCGTCGCCAGTGGTCGCGGGCCAGGGCGGTCCACTTCATGTCCACCACGACCGCCGTGAGGCAGGCGACCAGCACCGCAACCAGAAACGTGACCAGCGTGTACCGCGGGCAGGCACCCGCGTGACCGCGTGGACGGCGCTCCTCGGCCGCGGAGCTCAGGTGATGCGACAGCGACGCCAGGTCGAAGTCGTAGCCGTACGTGGATTGCGAGAAGAGGCGGCTCATACTTCGCGGGCTCCAGCGGTCCTCGTCGCGCGAGAATACCGGCGACAGCCTGCGCACGTCGCTGAAGCCACCTAGGCTGGTGCTGCTCAGGATCGGAGACGGGCGCGATGCGGTCCCGACTTCCGCGTGCGCCGCTGTCTCCTGCGGTGGAACGCCTTGCGATGAAGGCAGGGACGACGCCATCAGAGCCACCGTGCTCTTGCCAGACGACGCAAGTCGCTGCTTGAAAGGATCCTCCGACAACTGGTAGACAGATTTGCATAAAGCCGGGTTTGCAACAAGTACATCTTTTTGCCGAGTCGCGTCTGCGGAATGCTCGCTGACACTCTTCAGGCTTCGCTGCGACCCTGAAGCCATTCTTGAGAATTGTCCTCGCCCCTGTATCGGTGATCGCTGTCACAAGAATCGGCCGATGCATTCGCGTTGGCACGCGCGATAGTAACGTCAACGTCTTCCTCCACTCCGACCAACCACACGCTGCTTCGGTGAAATCCTAGCTCGGGGAAACGGTAATGATAATGACCATGGAGGAACCTAAATTCAAATGATAGGGTATAACGTTCCAAAGGAATACAAGTATTCTAACGAGGCTGCTTTGGAAAGAAGGGGTTCTGGATTAATTTCGAACACCTGAGGTTATTTAACGTCACCTGAATCAATTTACACGACAGTCCTAAGATTAAGGTGCCCGTAAAAATTTAACGTTGTTTCAATATTCGTTGCGAGGCTATTCTAAACGACGTTCCTtgcacacagttttcttgaacCGCTGTGCGTACTAGGCTGTTTCCTTTCTATCCTCTATGATGGGTTCGCGAATGTGTTTCACCTGTAACAAGATCTacaggaaaaagcaaaaataattATTAGGAAAGCCACCTCACCACCTCTTTTTTCAAAGCAAAAGTCCGTCTGCCTTATACAGATACACAATGTGCTGAACATGAATTTAAACAAGAGTATATAAAAAGTGCATTATTCACATGAACAAATAATCGGTGCCGCGATCAATTTGGCGTCCTTCCCGTGCCAACTATGCAATGCAAATCTCGCCTGCGATGTCTACTGCATCGCTGCAACCTCATAATGACTACAACACTTAGTGAGCAAGTAACTTTTCAGAGTGAACCATATCGCGTAGGTCTCCCGACCCGCTAAGTGTCATGGCACGCAGTGCGATAACGGTTGAACCGCAATGCTGCGCAGACACTTTCACAGCATAAATATATATTGAAGCTGTAACGTACTACACGACATTAAATAATACGTGCATGCGGATGAAACGTTTTGGACTTACGTCAACAGAAAGGATAAACGAAGATTTTACTTTAATATGAGCCCAGTGGTCTCGTCACAGATTATGTCTTCCTTGCTCTTGAATTTCTGTTAAGTCAAAtaattatttgttttatttttctcccAAGGTGTCTTGCGGTGCGTGACTCTCTTCTTCCGTCTCTGGGAGCGGAGGGGGTTTGCGTTTGGCTGTGCTTACTTTTACGTTTGTCTCTTGGGGTGGTGCTTGTTTGGGAGCTTTAAGGCTTTGAATCTGCTGTTTCGCGTCATTAAGCTGCTCTGTAATCACTTGTATGGTGGCGAAATTCTGCGCCTCACGCGAGAGAACCTAGAAAGTATTCGTACCCTAGCAAACCATGTAGAGGTGGTCGAAAACAAAGTCGCCATAAGAATTAAAAACAAAGCTAGTCCGCTACAACAGATGGACACGACGACGCACCCTTCACCAGCAATAAATCCCCCGCAAAACCATCATGGCTAACACGACATGGGATACCTTAGAAATTTGGCAGCGGAATTGCGCTAGCTACGCGAAACGCAAatcctcgctgcaacagtacCTCAAAATTCAACCCAAAAAGCCGCACGTAATACTATTACAAGAAACTCTATGCGAAACCCTCACGCTCGCAGGGTACAGCCCCGTCTCCCAAAGAGGAGGGGACGCCAGGAGAGGCATCGCCACGCTCGATCGTTAATAAAAAATTCGCGCACATCGTTCATGACGTCCTACCGAAAAACAGTCGCATCGAGGCGATCCTAATCGAGCTTGTACCTAACCGACTCttaaaacaaagcatttttgTACTGAACGTCTACAGCTCCCCCACGCACTACAAACAATCCTTCCACGCGATCCTTACTAAAGTCACATCATTGGCACGAAACTCACCACTCATTatcgcaggtgacttcaacgctccccacccgTCGTGGGGCTACCCCACAATCAAGCCGAGCGGCAACAACCTCTCGCGCGCAATAGACGACCTGTCCCTCACCCTGGTGACGGACCACAGGTTTCCCACCAGATTGGGTACGTCGACGCGACGCGATACTACGCCGGACCTCACGTTACTCCGCAATGTAGAAAACTACACATGGACAAAtacgcaagagaacctgggcagcgatcacttcgtcATACGCACAGAAATACCAAACACGACCGCCCCACCCCGATCTTTCACCCTCACAGACTGGGATACCTTCCGTAAGTTACGGAAGGAAGACACGAACACGTACGACTCCTTCGCGGAACTCCTCTCTGCGATAAAAGGCGACGTAACTAGAGCCACGAAAACCATACAAACGGAACTGGAGGTCCCAAGGGTTGACCCTCACCTCGCACACTTACTCGAGGCCAAGGCCTCGACACTTACGCGATGGAGAAAGCAACGTCTAAACAGACGActgcgcaaacgcatcgcgatCCTCAACCAAGACATCGACCAATACTGTACGGAACTCACACGACTCCAATGGCACGAACTCTGTTCGGCGGTCGACCGCCGCATACGGACCGGAGGTAAGTGGAACCTCCTGAAACGCATTTTAGACGACAGCCAAAAGAAGGATAATCAAAGCCACACGCTAGACCGACTTCTACACTCacataaagagaaagggggaacgGAGGAGTCTTTCGTGGAAGAAATCGCCAAACGATACCTTCCATTAGGCGACGCTCACCCCAACGATTACCCGAGCATAAAGTGCGAATCCACTCCCGATCTAGACGCTGccttcacggaagcagaagtccgaGAGGCGCTACACAACCTAAACAGCAGGTCGGCCTCAGGACCCGACGGGGTAACCAACCGAATGTTACGTAACTTAGACGACCAATCCACTACATTGCTCACGAAAGACATCAACCACgtgtgggaaacaggagaggtaccaacgcaatggcgcacTGCCATGGTGGTCCTCATTGCCAAACCCGGCAAACCCCTTAACCTGGacaacttacgacccatctctcttacttcatgcgtgggtaaagtagcGGAGCACGTCATTCACAACCGAGTGTcacgctacattgaggaacacgaactcctcccaTACAACATGCtagggtttcgaccccacctGTCCACTCAGGATGTTATGTTACTCCTAAAGAGACAGatcttcgacgttaaaacaagagacgttcgaggcatcctcgccctcgatctcacgaaagcattcgataccgtctcgcaccgcttcgtactggagtctgttgcaggcctcggcctcggccagagatttcaggagtacgtacgctccttcctgaaagacagagaagcccgactgcgagtcttagaacttaagtcggacccttacacgctgggctccgtcggaacacctcaaggctcagtcatctctccattactatttaatatagtgatgaagggactcgcagacaaactgcgagacatcccgaacgtaaactgcgctttatacgcagatgacatcaccatttggagcccgggaggctccttggcagacatggagcaggcattatagtctgccctagatgccacggaagactacctactagacacaggcatgaaactatcctccaagaaatcggaactcttacCATTTCacaagtcttgccaaggagtccgctacctaacacctctagacgaacttccgatcgcactacacacaagagacggacaacagattccgcgagtcgACCACAGacgcattcttgggctcctaatcgaagccaccggatgccacggacacactatcaaacatttaaccaccaaaaccgaaaacatgatcagactcatccacagagtctcggggcgcagaaagggtctctgcgaagataaccttttgcgcgtataccacgcattccttatgagccacattaattacgtcgcctctgctcacaactggacgaaaatagaaaagacgaaactaaacacactcattcgcaagagcatcaaacaggtcttgggcattccacaaagagcaagtacatcaaaggttgaccagctaggcatgcacaacaacatcgacgaagtgatcgaggctcagacgatggcgcaaatactacgcctatcctcgtccaaagccggtagactaATCCTAAACGAAGCTAATATCTCCCCATCTCCCTATTTGGAGCATGCGATTACCCTACCGATCGAAATTAGAGACAACTACAAGGTCTCACCATTTCctagaaacgtccacccacaacacaacatgggcaggcgccgggcccgcgcccACGCGATTCTCGATCGCACCGACGCGGATcgcgaagccaccgcatttgtggacgcggcccagtacggcaacacatccactttcgcgatagcagtcgtggacggtaacggaaccttacgatcatccg
It includes:
- the LOC126522366 gene encoding uncharacterized protein isoform X2 — its product is MARNESLSKASQEFEGAAGDVTIAHDGREDAAIIMKVTKPPRSEKGGTRGRKRTVALRRATSSLPRRPSSTKRPRTPRPTATRREGKFDSRRNVQSAPIRMPTKHKCGLAFYTYCSTFQHEAYYRHTTRSCVRTVTDDVHVCNHSPNRFTSRSECQRKCVRNQMPSDACFEKTLFSWCNRYALA
- the LOC126522366 gene encoding uncharacterized protein isoform X1; this translates as MARNESLSKASQEFEGAAGDVTIAHDGREDAAIIMKVTKPPRSEKGGTRGRKRTVALRRATSSLPRRPSSTKRPRTPRPTATRREGKFDSRRNVQSAPIRMPTKHKCGLAFYTYCSTFQHEAYYRHTTRSCVRTVTDDVHVCNHSPNRFTSRSECQRKCVRNQMPSDACFEKTLFSWCNRRDVSASWWVFDGKRCRPWHFPKGLCPSPYDSDVFGSLGECERRCSSPVDVGVDGARRRVTCRGPGDGVTCDSDVLRFPYFADVSAGGDGRVRCIRASAATLLTHRCLVGSNRFSSEVACKRACVDGVTLRRGKNV